CGCGGACCTCGTCCTTGAAGAGGGTGCGCAGCGGCTCGACGAGCTCGAACTGCAGGTCGTCGGGCAGGCCGCCGACGTTGTGGTGGCTCTTGATGGTGGCCGTCGAGCTCGTGCCGCCGTGCAGCGCGCCGCCGGACTCCACGACGTCGGGGTACAGCGTCCCCTGGACGAGGAAGCGCACCTCGGCGCCCTCCTCGCCGGCCTTCGCGACGAGGTCCGCGGCCGCGCCCTCGAAGGCGCGGATGAACTCGCGCCCGATGGCCTTGCGCTTCTCCTCCGGGTCGGTCAGCCCGGCGAGGGCGCCGAGGAAGGTCTCCTCGGCGTCGACGACGACGAGGTCGATGCCCGTCGCCTCGACGTAGTCGCGCTCGACCTGCTCCGCCTCGCCGGCGCGCAGGAGGCCGTGGTCGACGAAGACGCACGTCAGCTGGTCGCCGACCGCGCGGTGCACGAGGGCGGCGGCGACGGCGGAGTCGACGCCGCCGGAGAGCCCGCAGACGACGCGCGCGTCGCCGACCTGGGCCCGGATCCGCTCGACCTGCTCCTCGATGACGCCGGCCGTGGTCCAGTCCGCCGGCACGTCGGCGCCGCGGAGGAAGTTCTCGATGACCTGCTGGCCGAACGTCGAGTGCTTGACCTCGGGGTGCCACTGGACGCCGTAGAGGCGGCGCGCGTGGTCCTCGAAGGCCGCGACGGGGGCGCCCGGCGTCGACGCCGTCACCGTGAAGCCGGGGGGCGCGCTGCGGACCGCGTCGCCGTGGCTCATCCAGACGCTCTGCGTCGTCGGCTGGCCGTCGAGCAGGACGCTCGAGGGGCCCTCGGCCGTCTCCTCGACGGGCTCGAGCGCCGCGTCGGTGCCGCCGTACTCGCGCAGGCCGGTGCGGGCGACGTCGCCGCCGAGCGCCTTCGCCATGGCCTGGAAGCCGTAGCAGATGCCGAGCACGGGGACGCCGGCCTCGAAGAGGTCGGCCTCGACGAGCGGGGCGCCCTCGGCGTACACCGAGGCCGGGCCGCCGGACAGGATGATCGCCGCCGGGTCGCGCTCGAGGAGCTCGGCCACCGTCGACGACGCCGGGACGACCTCCGAGTAGGAGTCCGCCTCGCGCACGCGGCGGGCGATGAGCTGGGCGTACTGGGCGCCGTAGTCGACGACGAGCACCGGCCGCGCCGTGCGCTCCCCCGCGGGCAGGCCGTCCGCCGGCGCCGGCGTCACCGGCGCACCGGGCAGCTGCTCGGCCTGCACCGCCCCGGGGGCGTCGTCGGGGCCGGAGGCCCCGGGGTCGGCGGCGACGGGGTCGCCGGTGGCCTCACGGGTGGGCTCGCTCACGGGCGCCAGGCTAGTGCGCCGCGCGGGCCGGGCCCGCCCGTGGCCGACCGGCCCGCGGGCGGACGTCAGGCCCGCTGCCCCAGCTGCCGCAGGAGGTCCTTCACCTCACGGGTGACCCGTCGCTCGACGACGAAGGACACGGCCGGGACGACGCCGGCCAGCACGAGGCCCGCGAGCCGGGCCGGCCCCCACCGCAGTCGCGACCACATGTCGACGACGGTGACGAGGTAGACGATGTAGACCCACCCGTGGGTGATGGCGAGCCAGCTCCCGAACAGGTGGACCTCGTCCCCGAGCAGCGCCGACACGAGCCGCACCCCGAGGTTGAGGAAGACGACGACGAGCAGCACGCCCGTGACGATGGCCATGACGCGGTAGCGCGTGAGGGCGGGCCCGAGGCTGGCCTCGCGCAGGCGGCGGGCGCGGGCGCCCGTGGGGGCCGGGGTGGCGGACGGTCCGGTGCTCACCGGGTGACCTCCTGGGTCGGTCGTGCGGTCGGGGGCCCGGCGGCGTCGGCGGCGTCGGTGGGGGCGGGGGCGTCGGCGTCGACCGGCGGCCCGGGGCCGTCGCGGCGGGCGCGGGCCTCCTCGCGCTCGTCCTCGCACCGCTCGGCCTCGCGGCGGCGCACGTCGTGGACGACGCGCAGCCACATGGCGACGGCGAAGGCGGCGAAGACCCACCACTGGAAGGCGTAGGAGATGTTCTGCGCGTTGACGCCCGTGTCGCGGGCGGGCGGCGGGACGACGTCGAGGCCGGCGGCCTGGTCGTCGGCGACGGGCACGAGGTGCGCGGCGTAGACCGCGCCGTCCCAGACGTTGAGGAGGTCGGCCGAGCTGGCCGCCGCGAGCCGTCCCGGCGGGAGGTCGGCCGTCCCGCGCGGGTCCTGCGAGAGGGCGAGCTCGCCGACGAGCGTCGCCGGGCCCTCCTCCGCGGGCAGGGACGCCGCGTCCGGGTCGGGCACCCAGCCGCGGACGACGGGGAGGTACGCGCCCGTGCCGTCCACCTCGAGCGCCGCGAGGACCCACGCCCCTCTGCCCTCGCCGCCGTCGGCCGTGCGGCCCGTGACGAGCTGGACGGGCTCGTCCGCCCACGTGCCCTCGACCTCGACGGGCCCGGCGACGGCCTCGCCGCTCAGCGGCTCCTGGGGCTCGAGCACCTGCGCGAGCGGGACGACGCCGCGCTCCTCGGGCGCCTCGCTGCCGGAGCGGGCCCGGCCGAGCTGCCACGACCCCAGCTCGGCGAAGACGACCGCCAGCGCGAGGGCCAGCGCGAGCAGCCCGAGCATCCGCGGGCGCGTGGCCGTCCGCCAGAAGCCGGGCAGGTCCTCGGGACCGGGGTCGGGCGCGCCGTCCCCGGCGCCCGGGGCACCGGGGGCTCGCGTGCCGCCGACCGGTCCCTCGCCCACGGGTCCACGGTACGGCGCCGGACGCGTGCCCCCGCCGCCCCCCGGGCACGAGGGCCCTCTCTCCGGCCGCCCCCCGCGGCACGAGGGCGCCCACGTGCCACGGCGGGCCGTCTCCCCACGGCAGAAGGGCACCGACGTGCCACGACGAGCGGTCACCCACGGCAGAAGGGCACCGACATGCCACGAGGGGCGGTCTCCTGCGGCAGGAGGATGCCGAAGCGCCCTCCCGGACGTCAGGTCGTGGGGGCCAGCTCGCCGTAGTGGACGCCCGTGAGACGGACGGCCTCGTCCCAGAGCCAGCGGGCCATGTCGACGTCCTGGGCGCGGGCGGACGTGCCGACCCGGACGGGCGGGCCGCTGCGCTCGCCGGCACCGGCGGGGCCGTAGTACTCGCCGCCGACGACGTCGGGCGCCGTCGCCGCGCGCAGGACCGGCCAGGCCCCCATCTCCGGCGACTGCATGACGAGCTCGCCGACCTTGCCGAGGCCGTCGCGCACCGGCCGGGGCAGGCGGCCGAGCGGGCCCTGGGTGAAGAGGTTGGTCGCCGAGATGCCCGGGTGGGCGGCCACGCTGACGAGCTCGCGGGCGGCCCGGTCGGTGCGGCGGTCCAGCTCGAGGGCGAACATGAGGTCGGCCAGCTTGGACTGCCCGTAGACGCTCCAGGCGCCGTACCGCTTCTCGCGCATGAGGTCGTCCGGCGTGATGCGGCCCCAGCGGTGGGCCATGCTCGACAGCGACACGACCCGGGGCCGGCGCCCGGCGGTCTCGGACTGCAGGAGCGGCCCGAGCAGGCGGCCGGTGAGGGCGAAGTGCCCGAGGAAGTTCGTGCCGATCTGGGTCTCGAAGCCGTCGGCCGTGCGGCCCTGCGGCACCGCCATGACGCCGGCGTTGTTGACCAGCAGGTCCAGCCCGTGCGCGCCCAGCGACGCCGTCATCCGGGTGGCGAGGTCGGCCACGCTGGCGAGGCTGGCGAGGTCGAGCATCTGCAGCTCGACCTGCGCGCCCGGCGCCCGCCGCCGCACCTCGGCGAGGGCGGTCTCCCCCCGCTCGCGGGAGCGCGCCGTCATGACGACGCGCGCGCCGGCGCGCGCCAGCACCGCCGAGACCTCCAGCCCCAGACCAGAGTTGGCACCGGTGACGAGCGCCGTGCGCCCGCTCTGGTCGCCCACCTGCGTGGGGCTCCAGGCGGCGCCCGAGGGCGCCCCGGCCGGCGGGGTGGGGCTGTCGGCGTGGCTCGTCATGGGGACACCCTGCCGAGGCGCGCGCCGCCGCGCACGGCGGCCCGGGCACTTGTCCCCCGCCCGCTCGACGGCGCTGCCCCCGTCGACCCCGAGACGTCCTCCCCCTCCACGTCGCTGCCGACGTCGGGGGACGAGGTCGCCTTCTCCCGACGTCGGCAGCGAAGTCGAGGATCAGGGCGCCTTCTCTCCGACTTCGGCAGCGAAGTCGGGAAAGCGGGAGTCTCCTGCCCGACTTCGGCAGCGAAGTCGAGGAAGAGGGCGCTGTCGTCAGCTCGCTGCCGACGTCGACGAGATGCCTCGGGCGGCAGCGGCGCCGCCGCGCCGTCAGCCCGGCTGGTACGGGCTGACGACGACCTCGCAGCGCTGCATCTCCTTGAGGTCGGAGTAGCCCGTCGTGGCCATGGCGCGGCGGAGGCCGCCGACGAGGTTCGTCGTGCCGTCGGCCGTCCGGCCCGGGCCGCGGAGGACCTCGGCCAGCGGGGCGGCGGTGCCGACGTGGACGCGCTCGCCGCGGGGCAGCTCGGCGTGGTGCGCCTCGGGGCCCCAGTGCCAGCCGCGGCCGGGCGCCTCCTCGGCGCGGGCGAGCGCCGCACCGAGCATGACGGCGTCGGCGCCGCAGGCGAAGGCCTTGACGAGGTCGCCGGACCGGCTGACGCCGCCGTCGGCGATGACGTGGACGTAGCGGCCGCCCGACTCGTCGAGGTAGTCGCGGCGGGCGCCGGCCACGTCGGCCACGGCGCTGGCCATCGGCGCGTGGACGCCGAAGACGGTGCGGGTCGTGCTCGCGGCCCCGCCGCCGAAGCCGACGAGGACGCCCGCGGCACCCGTGCGCATGAGGTGCAGCGCGGCCGTGTACGAGGCGGCGCCGCCGACGACGACGGGCACGTCGAGCTCGTAGATGAAGCGCTTGAGGTTGAGCGGCTCGGTGCGCGACGACACGTGCTCGGCGGAGACCGTCGTGCCGCGGATGACGAAGAGGTCGACGCCGGCGTCGACGACGGTGCGCCACAGCTCGGCGGTGCGCTGGGGGCTCAGGGCCCCGGCCACCGTGACGCCCGTCGCCCGGACCTCCCGCAGCCGCGCGGTGACGAGCTCGGGGTCGATGGGCCGGGCGTAGATCTCCTGCATGCGGCGGGTGGCCGCGTCCGGCGCCAGCCCGGCGATCTCCTCGAGCAGCGGCTCCGGGTCCTCGTAGCGGGTCCACAGGCCCTCGAGGTCGAGGACGCCCAGGCCGCCGAGACGCCCGACCTCGACGGCCGTGGCGGGCGAGGTGACGGAGTCCATCGGCGCCGACAGCAGCGGCACCTCGAAGGTGTAGGCGTCGATCTGCCAGGACGTCGACACGTCCTCCGGGTCGCGGGTGCGCCGGCTCGGCACCACCGCGACGTCGTCGAAGGAGTACGCGCGCCGTCCGCGCTTGCCACGCCCGATCTCGACCTCAGCCACGCGGCGAGGCTAGTGGCCGGGGCGGACGCCCCGGGACGCCGCCCGTCCCCCCGCGCGCGGGCCCCGGCGCGGGAGGACGGCGGTGGTGTCAGCGACGGCCGTAGTTCGGCGCCTCGACCGTCATCTGCACGTCGTGAGGGTGGCTCTCCTTGAGCCCGGCGGCGGTGATGCGCGTGAAGCGCCCGACCCGCTGGAGCTCGGGCACCGTGCGGGCCCCGGTGTAGAACATCGACTGCCGCAGGCCGCCGACGAGCTGGTGCGAGACCGCCGACAGCGGGCCGCGGTAGGGCACCCGCCCCTCGATGCCCTCGGGGATGAAGGCGTCGTCGTCGACGTCGCCCTGGAAGTAGCGGTCCTTGGAGTACGAGCGCGCGCGACCGCGCGTCTGGGCGGCACCGAGCGAGCCCATGCCCCGGTAGCCCTTGTACTGCTTGCCGTTCACGAAGACGAGGTCGCCGGGGCTCTCGTCGCAGCCGGCGAGCAGCGAGCCGAGCATGACGGCGTCCGCCCCGGCCACGAGCGCCTTGGCGATGTCGCCGGAGTGCTGGAGGCCGCCGTCGCCGATGACCGGCACGCCGGCGGCACGGGCCGCCTGGGCGGCCTCCCAGATCGCGCTGACCTGCGGCACACCGACTCCCGCGACGACGCGGGTCGTGCAGATTGAGCCGGGGCCGACGCCGACCTTGACCCCGTCCGCCCCGGCGTCGACGAGCGCCTGCGCGCCCTCGCGCGTGGCGACGTTGCCGCCGACGACGTCGACGTGCGCCGCAGCCGGGTCGGCCTTGAGGCGGGCGACCATGTCCGCGACGCCGCGGCTGTGCCCGTGCGCCGTGTCGACGACGAGGACGTCGACCCCGGCCTCGACGAGGGCCATGGCGCGCTGCCACGCGTCGTCGAAGAAGCCGACGGCCGCGCCGACGCGCAGCCGGCCGCGCTCGTCCTTGGTGGCCAGGGGGTACTGCTCGGCCTTCGTGAAGTCCTTGACGGTGATGAGGCCGCGCAGCCGGCCGTCGCCGTCGACGATCGGCAGCTTCTCGACCTTGTGGCGGCGCAGCAGCTGCATGGCCGTGTCGCGGTCCGCGCCGACGGGCGCCGTGACGAGCGGCATCGGCGTCATGACGTCGCGCACGCTGCGGCTGTGGTCGGGCTCCCACCGCAGGTCGCGGTTGGTGACGATGCCGACGAGCACGCCGGCGGCGTCGACGACCGGCAGGCCGGAGACGCGGTAGCGGGCGCACGCGGCGTCGACCTCGGCCAGCGTCGCCTCGGGCCGGGTGGTCACCGGCGAGGTGATCATCCCTGCCTCGGAACGCTTCACGAGGTCGACGTGGTCGGCCTGGTCCTCGATCGAGAGGTTGCGGTGGAGGACGCCGAGCCCACCCTGGCGCGCCATGGCGATGGCCATGCGCGACTCGGTGACGGTGTCCATGGCCGAGCTGAGCAGCGGGACCTTGATCTCGACCCGGCGCGACACGCGCGTGGAGGTGTCCACCTCGCTGGGGATGACGTCGCTCTCGCCGGGCAGCAGGAGGACGTCGTCGTAGGTGAGGCCGACCCGGGCGAACGGGTCCACGGGCATGTCGGGCACGGCGGGGCTCCCTCGGGGGCAGGGCGGCTGCTGCGGACGCGACGCTGCGTGCCCCCAGGGTAGTCCCGCCCGGCGGGCGGCCCCGCCGCCCCGTCAGCGGACGAGGCCCGCCCGGAAGCCGATGGCCACCGCGTGGGCACGGTCGGCCGCCCCCAGCTTGCGGAAGAGCCTGCGCGCGTGCGTCTTCACGGTGTCCTCGGAGAGGAACAGCTCCTTGCCGATCTCGCCGTTGCTGCGGCCGCGGCTCATGCCGGCCAGCACCTGGTGCTCCCGCTCGGTGAGGACCGGCACGTCCTCCGAGGCGTGGGCGGCCACGGCGGCGCGGCGCGCGTCGCTCACGGCGAGCGCGTGGTGCAGGACCGCGGTGAGCTCGGGGGTGCTGGGCTCGCGGACGACGACGGCGCAGGCGCCGGCGGCCATCGCGGCCCCCGCCACGTCGCCGTCGCCGGGGGCGACGACGGCCACGACGGCGGTGGTGGGACGGGCCTGCATCCACGAGCGCACGTGCTCGGCGGCACGGACGTCGGAGCAGGCGAGCAGGACGACGTCGGGCGGGCCGGTGGGGGCGGTGCGCGCCATGGCGCCGCCCCCCGTGGCGACCGCCGCGCGGCTGACGCCGGGCACCGAGCCGACCTGGCGGCGCAGCGCCTCGCGGGCGGGCAGGACGTCGTCGCAGACGAGCACGCTGGACACGGGGACCTCCGGGGATCTCAGGCCGCGGTCGCGACCTGCATGCCCACCTGATCGGCAGGGACGACGACGCACCTGAGGGACCGGTGCCCCCGGGGGCGGCCGGGCACCCCGACCGGACCCCTCACGCCCGCCCGCACCGGTCTCAGGCCAGCGCGCCGGCGAGGTCGCCGAGGTCGCGCA
This sequence is a window from Pseudokineococcus lusitanus. Protein-coding genes within it:
- a CDS encoding DUF3817 domain-containing protein, which produces MSTGPSATPAPTGARARRLREASLGPALTRYRVMAIVTGVLLVVVFLNLGVRLVSALLGDEVHLFGSWLAITHGWVYIVYLVTVVDMWSRLRWGPARLAGLVLAGVVPAVSFVVERRVTREVKDLLRQLGQRA
- the guaA gene encoding glutamine-hydrolyzing GMP synthase encodes the protein MTPAPADGLPAGERTARPVLVVDYGAQYAQLIARRVREADSYSEVVPASSTVAELLERDPAAIILSGGPASVYAEGAPLVEADLFEAGVPVLGICYGFQAMAKALGGDVARTGLREYGGTDAALEPVEETAEGPSSVLLDGQPTTQSVWMSHGDAVRSAPPGFTVTASTPGAPVAAFEDHARRLYGVQWHPEVKHSTFGQQVIENFLRGADVPADWTTAGVIEEQVERIRAQVGDARVVCGLSGGVDSAVAAALVHRAVGDQLTCVFVDHGLLRAGEAEQVERDYVEATGIDLVVVDAEETFLGALAGLTDPEEKRKAIGREFIRAFEGAAADLVAKAGEEGAEVRFLVQGTLYPDVVESGGALHGGTSSTATIKSHHNVGGLPDDLQFELVEPLRTLFKDEVRAVGAELGLPEAMVWRQPFPGPGLGIRIIGEVTRERLETLRTADAVVREELTEAGLDRSIWQCPVVLLADVRSVGVQGDGRTYGHPVVLRPVSSDDAMTADWSRLPYDLLARISTRVTNEVDGVNRVVLDVTSKPPGTIEWE
- the guaB gene encoding IMP dehydrogenase, with the translated sequence MPVDPFARVGLTYDDVLLLPGESDVIPSEVDTSTRVSRRVEIKVPLLSSAMDTVTESRMAIAMARQGGLGVLHRNLSIEDQADHVDLVKRSEAGMITSPVTTRPEATLAEVDAACARYRVSGLPVVDAAGVLVGIVTNRDLRWEPDHSRSVRDVMTPMPLVTAPVGADRDTAMQLLRRHKVEKLPIVDGDGRLRGLITVKDFTKAEQYPLATKDERGRLRVGAAVGFFDDAWQRAMALVEAGVDVLVVDTAHGHSRGVADMVARLKADPAAAHVDVVGGNVATREGAQALVDAGADGVKVGVGPGSICTTRVVAGVGVPQVSAIWEAAQAARAAGVPVIGDGGLQHSGDIAKALVAGADAVMLGSLLAGCDESPGDLVFVNGKQYKGYRGMGSLGAAQTRGRARSYSKDRYFQGDVDDDAFIPEGIEGRVPYRGPLSAVSHQLVGGLRQSMFYTGARTVPELQRVGRFTRITAAGLKESHPHDVQMTVEAPNYGRR
- a CDS encoding response regulator transcription factor, with product MSSVLVCDDVLPAREALRRQVGSVPGVSRAAVATGGGAMARTAPTGPPDVVLLACSDVRAAEHVRSWMQARPTTAVVAVVAPGDGDVAGAAMAAGACAVVVREPSTPELTAVLHHALAVSDARRAAVAAHASEDVPVLTEREHQVLAGMSRGRSNGEIGKELFLSEDTVKTHARRLFRKLGAADRAHAVAIGFRAGLVR
- a CDS encoding GuaB3 family IMP dehydrogenase-related protein; protein product: MAEVEIGRGKRGRRAYSFDDVAVVPSRRTRDPEDVSTSWQIDAYTFEVPLLSAPMDSVTSPATAVEVGRLGGLGVLDLEGLWTRYEDPEPLLEEIAGLAPDAATRRMQEIYARPIDPELVTARLREVRATGVTVAGALSPQRTAELWRTVVDAGVDLFVIRGTTVSAEHVSSRTEPLNLKRFIYELDVPVVVGGAASYTAALHLMRTGAAGVLVGFGGGAASTTRTVFGVHAPMASAVADVAGARRDYLDESGGRYVHVIADGGVSRSGDLVKAFACGADAVMLGAALARAEEAPGRGWHWGPEAHHAELPRGERVHVGTAAPLAEVLRGPGRTADGTTNLVGGLRRAMATTGYSDLKEMQRCEVVVSPYQPG
- a CDS encoding SURF1 family protein, whose amino-acid sequence is MGEGPVGGTRAPGAPGAGDGAPDPGPEDLPGFWRTATRPRMLGLLALALALAVVFAELGSWQLGRARSGSEAPEERGVVPLAQVLEPQEPLSGEAVAGPVEVEGTWADEPVQLVTGRTADGGEGRGAWVLAALEVDGTGAYLPVVRGWVPDPDAASLPAEEGPATLVGELALSQDPRGTADLPPGRLAAASSADLLNVWDGAVYAAHLVPVADDQAAGLDVVPPPARDTGVNAQNISYAFQWWVFAAFAVAMWLRVVHDVRRREAERCEDEREEARARRDGPGPPVDADAPAPTDAADAAGPPTARPTQEVTR
- a CDS encoding oxidoreductase, which encodes MTSHADSPTPPAGAPSGAAWSPTQVGDQSGRTALVTGANSGLGLEVSAVLARAGARVVMTARSRERGETALAEVRRRAPGAQVELQMLDLASLASVADLATRMTASLGAHGLDLLVNNAGVMAVPQGRTADGFETQIGTNFLGHFALTGRLLGPLLQSETAGRRPRVVSLSSMAHRWGRITPDDLMREKRYGAWSVYGQSKLADLMFALELDRRTDRAARELVSVAAHPGISATNLFTQGPLGRLPRPVRDGLGKVGELVMQSPEMGAWPVLRAATAPDVVGGEYYGPAGAGERSGPPVRVGTSARAQDVDMARWLWDEAVRLTGVHYGELAPTT